A window of Verrucomicrobiia bacterium contains these coding sequences:
- a CDS encoding GNAT family N-acetyltransferase: MLENTQPLNYRIATNTDGLAVERLVFSVLGEYGLAPEPDGVDRDLRDLEGFYLNRGGWFGVWADAQGTVFGSAGIGRVDDHTCELRKMYLHPSQRGKGQGKAILERALTEAKRLGYQRVILETATILKEAVSLYERHGFRKTEPEGHTAKRCDLVMARPL; this comes from the coding sequence GTGCTCGAAAACACTCAGCCACTCAATTACCGCATTGCTACGAACACCGATGGCCTTGCCGTCGAGCGACTCGTCTTCAGCGTCCTTGGCGAATACGGCCTGGCACCTGAACCCGATGGCGTGGATCGCGATCTGCGCGATCTCGAAGGCTTTTATCTGAACCGTGGCGGCTGGTTCGGTGTGTGGGCAGATGCGCAAGGCACCGTCTTCGGCTCGGCTGGAATAGGTCGTGTGGATGACCACACTTGCGAACTGCGCAAAATGTATCTGCACCCGAGCCAGCGTGGTAAAGGGCAGGGGAAAGCCATCCTCGAGCGCGCTCTTACCGAAGCCAAACGCCTCGGTTACCAGCGCGTGATCTTGGAGACAGCTACCATTCTGAAAGAAGCTGTGTCACTCTATGAACGCCACGGCTTCCGCAAGACCGAACCCGAAGGCCACACCGCCAAGCGTTGCGACCTGGTCATGGCCCGCCCTCTATAG
- a CDS encoding FAD-dependent oxidoreductase translates to MSLEPRHILIVGAGEFGLTAALALRRRGWRVTVLEAGKAPCPIAASTDISKVVRMDYGTDELHTRLGELSIEGWHRWNQEFNLPLYHEDGFLILTRHGMEAGSFEADSFKYLTGRGHALERLEGAAITAKYPAWAKAGFQNGYLNPKAGWAASGQTMAALVAKARAEGVVIREQTAFGELWEKDSRVLGIEDARGERHRGDMVLLTTGAWTPAMLPHLSNVMWTTGQPVFHFKVMDVKAYQAPHFPMWAADIARTGWYGFPALEDGMLKIANHGPGRRIHPDGLREVNADEIAMARGFLSEFLPQLAEAPLVSTRLCLYCDTFDGRFWIDRDVNRPGLVVAAGDSGHAFKFAPVMGDLIADVVEQKENPLTVAFRTREPKSQGSDGARCAGK, encoded by the coding sequence ATGTCCTTGGAGCCAAGGCACATCCTGATCGTAGGCGCAGGTGAGTTCGGTCTCACGGCGGCGCTGGCGCTTCGACGACGCGGCTGGCGCGTGACGGTGCTGGAGGCGGGCAAGGCCCCCTGCCCCATCGCAGCTTCTACTGATATCAGCAAAGTCGTGCGGATGGATTATGGCACGGATGAATTGCACACTCGGCTGGGTGAACTGTCAATCGAGGGGTGGCATCGCTGGAATCAGGAGTTCAATCTGCCGCTGTATCATGAGGATGGTTTTTTGATTCTCACGCGGCATGGGATGGAAGCGGGTTCTTTTGAAGCAGACAGTTTCAAATATCTCACCGGGCGCGGACATGCGTTAGAACGCCTTGAAGGAGCAGCCATTACGGCGAAGTATCCAGCTTGGGCTAAGGCGGGGTTTCAGAATGGTTATCTGAATCCGAAAGCGGGCTGGGCGGCGAGCGGGCAGACGATGGCCGCACTGGTGGCGAAGGCACGGGCAGAAGGTGTGGTGATCCGTGAACAAACGGCTTTTGGCGAGTTGTGGGAAAAGGACTCTCGGGTGCTGGGCATCGAGGATGCGCGCGGAGAGAGGCATCGGGGCGATATGGTGCTGCTAACGACGGGTGCGTGGACGCCTGCGATGTTACCGCATCTCAGCAATGTGATGTGGACGACGGGGCAGCCGGTGTTTCATTTCAAGGTGATGGATGTGAAGGCGTATCAAGCGCCGCATTTTCCAATGTGGGCGGCGGACATCGCGCGGACGGGTTGGTATGGGTTTCCGGCGTTGGAGGATGGGATGTTGAAGATCGCGAATCACGGGCCGGGACGGCGCATTCATCCAGATGGATTGCGTGAGGTGAATGCGGATGAGATCGCGATGGCGCGCGGATTCTTGAGTGAGTTTTTGCCACAGTTGGCGGAGGCGCCGTTAGTCAGCACGCGGTTGTGTCTTTACTGCGATACGTTTGATGGGCGGTTCTGGATCGATCGCGATGTGAACCGGCCTGGCCTAGTCGTGGCGGCGGGTGATAGCGGGCATGCGTTCAAGTTCGCACCCGTGATGGGTGATCTGATTGCGGATGTGGTGGAGCAAAAGGAGAATCCGCTGACGGTGGCCTTCAGGACGAGGGAGCCGAAGAGTCAAGGGAGTGACGGGGCGAGGTGCGCGGGGAAATGA
- a CDS encoding Ppx/GppA phosphatase family protein: MVDNVTRRAVIDIGTNSVKMLVADVANGSVSPAFEAGEQTRLGQGLYETHRLHPDAIARTVDCVTRFAAHAWELGAASIRVIATSATRDAQNGSQLVQQIQEHTNLSTEVISGAQEADWVYHGVLSDASLASHPLLILDVGGGSTEFIVSIKGERRYDHSFQLGTVRMLETFRPDDPPTVENLIACQTWLKDLLVNSASPAIAPLLPEPGSAETLLVGTGGASLILARIHLGLEDFSREQMEGLSISAKDVAAMRERLWSLPLAERRKIVGLPPERADVMLMGALIYESVLHHFGIQTLRVSTRGLRHAAVR; the protein is encoded by the coding sequence ATGGTTGATAATGTCACACGCCGCGCCGTCATCGATATCGGCACCAATTCAGTGAAGATGCTGGTGGCGGATGTCGCGAATGGGAGCGTCTCCCCTGCTTTCGAAGCTGGCGAACAGACGCGCTTGGGGCAAGGCCTTTACGAAACTCACCGGCTGCATCCGGACGCTATCGCACGCACGGTGGATTGCGTGACGCGCTTTGCAGCGCATGCATGGGAATTGGGCGCGGCAAGCATCCGTGTCATCGCAACGAGTGCCACGCGAGATGCGCAGAATGGATCACAACTCGTCCAACAGATCCAAGAGCACACGAACCTCAGCACGGAAGTCATCTCCGGCGCGCAAGAAGCGGATTGGGTTTATCACGGAGTGTTGAGCGATGCGTCGCTGGCATCGCATCCTTTGCTCATCCTCGATGTCGGTGGTGGGAGCACGGAATTCATCGTGAGCATCAAAGGTGAACGGCGATATGATCACAGTTTTCAACTCGGCACCGTGCGGATGCTGGAGACATTTCGACCGGATGATCCGCCGACGGTGGAAAATCTCATCGCGTGCCAGACGTGGTTGAAGGATTTGCTCGTAAACTCGGCCTCCCCCGCCATCGCGCCTTTGCTGCCAGAGCCGGGAAGTGCGGAGACATTGCTCGTAGGCACAGGCGGAGCCTCGCTGATTCTCGCACGCATCCACTTGGGACTGGAGGATTTTTCGCGGGAACAGATGGAGGGATTATCGATCTCGGCGAAGGATGTGGCCGCGATGCGCGAGCGCTTGTGGAGTTTGCCACTGGCAGAGCGACGGAAGATCGTGGGGCTGCCGCCAGAGCGTGCGGATGTGATGTTGATGGGCGCGTTGATCTATGAGTCGGTGCTGCATCATTTCGGCATCCAGACATTGCGCGTGAGCACACGGGGATTGAGGCACGCGGCGGTCAGATAA
- a CDS encoding ROK family protein: MADSASKSDNLVVGVDLGGTKILAGVFDRGLKCISHAKMTTKHQRGPEEVIERVARCVKDAVDEGDLDIKQIKGIGIGAPGAVDPESGKVIFAPNLQWRDVPLKKMLEKHLDVPVFIENDCNICTLGVHEAELGGKPKNMVGIFLGTGIGGGLIINGKLFSGFNKTAGEVGHMVLEVGGPKCGCGNKGCFEALASRSAIFRRIQTAIKEGQKTVLTEMLNENLDEMKSGDLRKAIKRGDKFVEKVIEEAAEYTGIAVANLINIFNPDTIVLGGGVIEQMEDQMMAIIIETAHDYALDGTSEGIEIIASQLGDNAGITGGAVLARRHLS; this comes from the coding sequence ATGGCTGATTCCGCGAGCAAAAGTGACAATCTCGTCGTCGGTGTGGATCTTGGTGGCACCAAGATTCTTGCGGGCGTTTTCGATCGCGGGCTGAAATGCATCAGCCACGCGAAGATGACCACGAAGCATCAGCGCGGGCCGGAAGAGGTCATCGAGCGTGTAGCCCGTTGCGTGAAGGATGCGGTGGATGAAGGCGATCTCGATATCAAACAGATCAAGGGCATCGGCATCGGTGCACCCGGTGCAGTTGATCCTGAGAGTGGCAAGGTCATCTTCGCTCCGAACCTGCAATGGCGCGATGTGCCGTTGAAGAAGATGCTGGAGAAGCATCTGGATGTTCCAGTGTTCATCGAGAACGATTGCAATATCTGCACACTCGGTGTTCACGAGGCGGAGTTGGGCGGCAAACCAAAGAACATGGTTGGCATATTCCTCGGCACGGGCATCGGCGGTGGGCTCATCATCAATGGCAAACTTTTCTCGGGCTTCAACAAAACCGCCGGTGAAGTGGGTCATATGGTGTTAGAGGTCGGCGGGCCTAAGTGTGGCTGTGGGAACAAGGGATGCTTCGAGGCATTAGCCAGTCGCAGTGCGATTTTCCGTCGTATCCAGACGGCCATCAAGGAAGGGCAGAAGACTGTCCTCACCGAGATGTTGAATGAAAATCTCGATGAGATGAAGAGCGGTGATCTGCGCAAGGCGATCAAGCGCGGCGACAAGTTCGTGGAGAAAGTCATCGAAGAAGCGGCGGAGTATACGGGCATCGCCGTGGCGAATCTCATCAATATTTTCAATCCTGACACCATCGTGCTCGGCGGCGGCGTCATCGAGCAGATGGAAGACCAGATGATGGCGATCATCATCGAGACGGCGCATGACTATGCGCTGGATGGCACGTCGGAGGGGATTGAGATCATCGCTTCCCAATTGGGTGACAATGCCGGCATCACGGGTGGGGCCGTGCTGGCGCGGCGTCACCTCTCCTAA
- the tmk gene encoding dTMP kinase, which translates to MATRKKATTRLTSEVLVPTRKAKRFYGHGIPRVDLKQLTGSLIVVEGADGSGRSTQINRLVEWLEGCGHATVQVGLKRSTLVSEELEQAQQGNILSRSTLSLFYATDFADQLENVILPALKAGFMVLADRYIYTLMARNMVRGMDEKWLKNLYGIALEPDAVFYLNVSPEQLVQRNFAKNHSLDYWESGMDLGLSRDMFDSFLKYQGLMAQQFTKLQASYGFTIVDGNRPSDAVTAELRKHIEKVIAGR; encoded by the coding sequence ATGGCTACCCGCAAAAAAGCAACGACCCGTCTGACCAGCGAAGTGCTGGTGCCGACCCGCAAGGCCAAGCGCTTCTACGGCCACGGCATCCCGCGTGTGGATCTCAAGCAGCTCACGGGCAGCCTCATCGTGGTGGAAGGCGCGGATGGTTCTGGCCGTTCAACACAGATCAATCGCCTCGTCGAATGGCTGGAAGGTTGCGGTCACGCCACGGTGCAAGTGGGATTGAAGCGTTCCACACTGGTGAGTGAAGAGCTGGAACAGGCGCAGCAAGGTAACATTCTCAGCCGTTCCACTTTGAGCCTCTTCTACGCGACGGATTTTGCCGATCAGTTGGAGAACGTGATTTTGCCTGCGCTTAAGGCAGGTTTCATGGTGCTGGCGGACCGCTACATCTACACGCTTATGGCGCGTAACATGGTGCGCGGTATGGATGAGAAGTGGCTGAAGAATCTGTATGGTATCGCGCTGGAACCGGACGCGGTCTTTTACCTGAACGTCTCGCCGGAACAACTCGTGCAGCGTAATTTTGCAAAGAACCATTCGCTCGATTATTGGGAAAGCGGCATGGACCTCGGCCTTTCGCGCGACATGTTCGACAGTTTCCTGAAATATCAGGGGCTGATGGCACAGCAGTTCACGAAACTGCAGGCCTCGTATGGTTTCACGATCGTGGACGGCAATCGCCCTTCTGATGCCGTCACCGCCGAACTGCGCAAGCATATCGAAAAAGTCATCGCCGGTCGTTAA
- a CDS encoding thymidylate kinase: MKTFAELGFPGRLIAVEGIDGSGKSTQIYLLKRWLELQGLKVFFSEWNSSVLVKSATSKGKKRELLTPTTFSLIHATDFADRYERQLVPLLRAGYLVLCDRYIFTAFARDTVRGCPPEWVRGLYSFAAQPDMTFFFKARLETSLQRILDGRPELKYFEAGMDMRLSTDPYESFRIFQGRLLEQYLAMSTQYNFTVIDANQTVEPQQEIMRQLVASKINLGGYACNKL; this comes from the coding sequence ATGAAGACTTTCGCGGAACTAGGTTTTCCTGGACGGCTCATTGCCGTGGAAGGAATCGATGGCTCGGGGAAATCCACCCAAATCTACCTCTTGAAGCGCTGGCTCGAATTGCAGGGCCTCAAGGTGTTTTTCAGCGAGTGGAACTCCTCCGTGCTCGTGAAGAGCGCGACGAGCAAGGGCAAGAAGCGCGAACTGCTCACGCCCACCACCTTCAGCCTCATCCACGCCACGGACTTCGCGGATCGTTACGAGCGCCAGCTCGTCCCCCTGCTCCGAGCGGGTTACCTGGTGCTGTGCGATCGCTACATCTTCACCGCCTTTGCGCGCGATACAGTGCGTGGTTGCCCACCGGAATGGGTTCGCGGGCTGTATAGCTTCGCCGCCCAGCCGGACATGACGTTCTTTTTCAAGGCGCGTTTGGAGACTTCTCTGCAACGCATTCTCGATGGCCGCCCGGAGTTGAAATACTTCGAAGCGGGCATGGACATGCGGCTCTCCACTGATCCGTATGAGAGTTTTCGCATCTTCCAAGGCCGCCTGCTGGAGCAGTATCTGGCCATGAGCACGCAGTATAACTTCACGGTCATCGATGCGAACCAGACGGTCGAGCCGCAGCAGGAGATCATGCGCCAGCTCGTCGCCTCCAAAATCAATCTTGGCGGTTACGCCTGCAACAAACTCTAA
- a CDS encoding nucleoside hydrolase, protein MHFTWAVVIAFVLLFTPVSHAQAPKSEPVKIIFDTDMDSDCDDVGALAMLHALADKGEIELLAVMTSAANQWSMPCVDAINTFFGRPDLPLGRYNGKVPATASKYARQIAERFPHDKGTGNGLMDAVLLYHKILNQHPDQSIVILSVGDLSNLAALLKFQPEGNQAKGEQLVKSKVREWVCMGGNFIGRPAKDDLKLGNNNFTLDKPSSHYAVTHWPGLITFVGREIGSVPSGLQAGKRLAELPKDNIVRAGYEYYFDGVVKSRHVADQTAVLYAARGLSNYWDVERRGYMDIQPDNTFVWNYEKDKHHYLLKRTVDGKPNDREIEKVIEDLMMYQPKKKQ, encoded by the coding sequence ATGCATTTTACTTGGGCCGTTGTCATAGCTTTTGTGTTGCTGTTTACTCCGGTCAGCCATGCGCAAGCCCCCAAGTCCGAGCCCGTAAAAATCATCTTCGATACGGACATGGATAGTGATTGCGATGATGTCGGGGCGCTGGCGATGTTGCATGCCTTGGCAGATAAAGGAGAAATTGAGCTTTTGGCGGTGATGACTTCTGCGGCCAATCAATGGTCCATGCCGTGTGTGGATGCGATAAACACATTCTTTGGCCGACCAGATCTTCCATTGGGGCGTTACAACGGTAAAGTGCCGGCGACAGCTTCCAAATACGCCAGACAGATCGCTGAACGTTTTCCTCATGATAAGGGCACTGGTAATGGACTGATGGATGCCGTGCTCTTGTATCACAAAATCCTGAACCAACATCCCGATCAAAGCATCGTCATCTTGAGTGTGGGTGACCTGAGCAACCTGGCGGCCTTGCTGAAATTCCAACCGGAAGGCAATCAGGCCAAGGGAGAGCAGCTGGTCAAATCCAAAGTGCGCGAGTGGGTGTGCATGGGCGGCAACTTCATCGGCAGGCCGGCGAAGGATGATCTGAAGCTGGGGAACAATAATTTCACCTTGGACAAGCCGAGTTCGCATTACGCCGTCACGCATTGGCCGGGATTGATCACGTTTGTCGGGCGCGAGATCGGTTCGGTGCCGAGCGGGTTGCAAGCGGGCAAGCGGCTCGCGGAATTGCCTAAGGACAACATCGTGCGCGCCGGATATGAATATTACTTCGATGGCGTGGTGAAGTCGCGGCATGTGGCCGACCAGACCGCAGTGCTGTATGCCGCACGGGGGCTGAGCAACTATTGGGATGTAGAGAGACGCGGCTACATGGACATACAGCCGGACAACACGTTCGTGTGGAACTACGAGAAAGATAAACACCACTACCTGCTCAAGCGCACCGTGGACGGAAAGCCGAACGACCGGGAGATCGAGAAGGTCATCGAAGACCTGATGATGTATCAGCCGAAGAAAAAGCAGTGA